One genomic segment of Caldimonas brevitalea includes these proteins:
- the ccoG gene encoding cytochrome c oxidase accessory protein CcoG — protein sequence MNAAKRKVIPIRPVPAAAAADAGGEVVSLYEKQKKIYPRSVSGWFMRWRWALVWFTQLLFYGLPWLEWNGRQAVLFDLESRRFYIFNLVLYPQDFIYLTALLVISALGLFFFTAVAGRLWCGYACPQTVYTEIFLWVERRFEGDRVARMRLDQAAWSFDKLWRKAGKQFTWIAIALWTGFSFVGYFTPIQQLAAEARTLGFGPWEWFWVLFYGFATYGNAGYMREQVCKYMCPYARFQSAMFDRDTLIISYDTQRGEARGSRSRKADPRQLGLGDCIDCTLCVQVCPTGIDIRNGLQHDCIGCAACIDVCDGVMDKMGYERGLIRYSTQNGIDQRLSRAAMWKRVLRPRVLVYGAILTAVSIAFVASVVWRSPFKVDVIRDRGSLARIVDDGRIENVYRLQIMNGTEATQRYRIAVTGLPGLSVASEPTVEIGPAEARWAAVRVQLPAEAGVELQGRSSPIEFVIERTGDTGMPASTVTEKSTFLVPR from the coding sequence GTGAACGCAGCCAAGCGCAAGGTCATCCCCATCCGCCCCGTGCCAGCGGCTGCTGCCGCCGACGCGGGCGGGGAGGTGGTGTCGCTGTACGAGAAGCAGAAGAAGATCTACCCGCGATCGGTGTCGGGGTGGTTCATGCGCTGGCGCTGGGCGCTGGTGTGGTTCACACAGCTGCTGTTCTACGGGCTGCCGTGGCTGGAATGGAACGGTCGGCAGGCGGTGCTGTTCGACCTCGAGTCGCGCCGCTTCTACATCTTCAACCTGGTCCTGTATCCGCAGGACTTCATTTACTTGACGGCGCTGCTGGTGATCTCGGCGCTGGGCCTGTTTTTCTTCACCGCCGTCGCCGGCCGTTTGTGGTGCGGTTATGCCTGCCCGCAGACGGTCTACACCGAGATCTTCCTGTGGGTGGAGCGGCGCTTCGAAGGCGACCGGGTGGCCCGCATGCGGCTGGACCAGGCCGCTTGGAGCTTCGACAAGCTGTGGCGCAAGGCCGGCAAGCAGTTCACCTGGATCGCGATCGCGCTGTGGACCGGCTTCAGCTTCGTGGGCTATTTCACGCCCATCCAGCAGCTGGCGGCGGAAGCCCGCACGCTCGGTTTCGGGCCCTGGGAGTGGTTCTGGGTGCTGTTCTACGGCTTCGCCACGTATGGCAACGCCGGCTACATGCGCGAGCAGGTCTGCAAGTACATGTGCCCGTATGCGCGCTTCCAGAGCGCGATGTTCGACCGTGACACGCTGATCATCAGCTACGACACGCAGCGTGGCGAGGCCCGCGGCTCGCGCAGCCGCAAGGCCGACCCGCGCCAGCTGGGGCTGGGCGATTGCATCGACTGCACCTTGTGCGTGCAGGTGTGCCCGACCGGCATCGACATCCGCAATGGCCTGCAGCACGACTGCATCGGCTGCGCCGCCTGCATCGACGTGTGCGACGGCGTGATGGACAAGATGGGGTATGAGCGCGGCCTGATCCGTTACTCGACGCAGAACGGGATCGACCAGCGTTTGAGCCGTGCCGCGATGTGGAAGCGGGTGTTGCGCCCGCGGGTGCTGGTGTATGGCGCCATTCTGACGGCGGTGAGCATTGCCTTTGTCGCCAGCGTGGTGTGGCGCTCGCCGTTCAAGGTCGACGTGATCCGCGACCGGGGCAGCCTGGCGCGCATCGTCGACGACGGCCGCATCGAGAACGTCTATCGCCTGCAGATCATGAACGGCACCGAGGCGACACAGCGTTACCGCATCGCGGTGACGGGGCTGCCCGGCTTGAGCGTGGCGTCCGAGCCGACCGTCGAGATCGGCCCGGCGGAGGCGCGCTGGGCCGCGGTGCGCGTGCAGTTGCCGGCCGAGGCCGGTGTCGAACTGCAGGGCCGTTCCAGTCCCATCGAATTCGTGATCGAGCGCACGGGCGACACCGGCATGCCGGCCAGCACCGTGACCGAGAAGTCGACATTTTTGGTGCCGCGCTGA
- the ccoP gene encoding cytochrome-c oxidase, cbb3-type subunit III, which produces MSDFFNNGWSVYIAVVTIAGVLACLALLIIASRRKVMADDNTTGHVWDEDLRELNNPLPRWWMVLFVLTVVFSLGYLALYPGLGSYQGTLGWSQESQYQAEVARAKEALAPLYAQFDGKSVDHLAANPQARGIGERLFVNNCAQCHGSDARGSKGFPNLTDADWLYGGSHEQIIETIAKGRHGNMPPMGAAVGTGEEVRQLAHYVLSLSGSPHNAIAAQIGKSKFMACAACHGMDGRGNTALGAPNLTDRVWLHGWGEQAIVNIINNGKSNQMPAHGEKLTEPQIRVLAAYVWGLSNKPAAASTTTLSATSTAAVVK; this is translated from the coding sequence ATGAGCGACTTTTTCAACAACGGATGGTCGGTCTACATCGCGGTGGTGACCATTGCCGGCGTGCTCGCCTGTCTGGCGCTGCTGATCATCGCCAGCCGCCGCAAGGTGATGGCCGACGACAACACCACCGGCCACGTCTGGGATGAAGACCTGCGCGAGCTGAACAACCCGCTGCCGCGCTGGTGGATGGTGCTGTTCGTGCTGACCGTGGTGTTCTCGCTGGGCTATCTGGCCCTCTACCCGGGCCTCGGCAGCTACCAGGGCACGCTGGGCTGGAGCCAGGAGAGCCAGTACCAGGCTGAAGTGGCGCGTGCCAAGGAGGCATTGGCGCCCCTGTATGCGCAGTTCGACGGCAAGTCGGTCGACCATCTGGCGGCCAACCCGCAGGCGAGGGGCATCGGCGAGCGGCTGTTCGTCAACAACTGCGCGCAGTGCCACGGCTCGGACGCGCGCGGCAGCAAGGGCTTCCCCAACCTGACCGACGCCGACTGGCTGTACGGCGGCTCGCACGAGCAGATCATCGAGACGATCGCCAAGGGCCGGCACGGCAACATGCCGCCGATGGGCGCGGCGGTCGGCACGGGTGAAGAGGTGCGCCAGCTCGCCCACTACGTGCTGAGCCTGTCGGGCAGCCCGCACAACGCGATTGCGGCGCAGATCGGCAAGTCGAAGTTCATGGCGTGTGCCGCGTGCCACGGCATGGACGGTCGGGGCAACACCGCCCTGGGCGCGCCCAACCTGACCGACCGCGTCTGGCTGCATGGCTGGGGTGAACAGGCAATCGTCAACATCATCAACAACGGCAAGTCCAACCAGATGCCGGCCCACGGCGAGAAGCTGACCGAGCCGCAGATCCGCGTGCTGGCCGCTTATGTGTGGGGCCTGTCGAACAAGCCGGCGGCGGCCAGCACCACCACGCTGTCCGCCACCTCCACCGCCGCCGTCGTGAAGTGA
- the ccoO gene encoding cytochrome-c oxidase, cbb3-type subunit II: protein MASQHTPSGGFSHEKIETNNFLMILLIILVVSVGGLVEIVPLFFQKSTTEAVTGLKPYTPLQLAGRDVYIREGCYNCHSQMIRPFRAETLRYGHYSVAGEFVYDHPFQWGSKRTGPDLHRVGGRYSDEWHRIHLINPRDLVPESNMPAYPWLATNLVDPQGVAPKLKALRTVGVPYTDAEIAGAEAAVKGKTELDAVIAYLQVLGTALK from the coding sequence ATGGCTAGCCAACACACACCTTCGGGCGGCTTCTCGCACGAGAAGATCGAGACCAACAACTTCCTGATGATCCTGCTGATCATCCTGGTGGTGTCGGTCGGCGGTCTGGTCGAGATCGTGCCGCTGTTCTTCCAGAAGTCGACCACCGAGGCGGTCACCGGGCTCAAGCCCTACACGCCGCTGCAACTGGCCGGGCGCGACGTCTATATCCGCGAGGGTTGCTACAACTGCCACTCGCAGATGATCCGGCCTTTCCGTGCCGAGACGCTGCGCTATGGCCACTACTCGGTGGCCGGCGAATTCGTCTACGACCACCCGTTCCAGTGGGGCTCCAAGCGCACCGGGCCCGACCTGCACCGCGTCGGCGGGCGCTACAGCGACGAGTGGCACCGCATCCACCTGATCAACCCGCGCGACCTGGTGCCCGAGTCGAACATGCCCGCCTACCCGTGGCTGGCGACCAACCTGGTCGATCCGCAAGGCGTGGCGCCCAAGCTGAAGGCGCTGCGGACCGTGGGGGTGCCGTACACCGATGCCGAGATCGCCGGCGCCGAGGCGGCCGTCAAGGGCAAGACCGAGCTGGACGCCGTGATCGCCTATCTGCAGGTGCTCGGCACCGCGCTGAAGTGA
- the ccoN gene encoding cytochrome-c oxidase, cbb3-type subunit I yields MSATTSATARSVVNYNDKVVRQFTIASVVWGVVGMLVGVIIAAQLAWPELNFGIPWLSYGRLRPLHTNAVIFAFGGCALFATSFHVVQRTCQVSLISDKLAAFTFWGWQAVIVAAAVSLPLGYTSGKEYAELEWPIDILITLVWVSYAIVFFGTIGKRRVSHIYVANWFFGGFILAVALLHLVNSAAIPVSFWKSYSAYAGVQDAMVQWWYGHNAVGFFLTAGFLGMMYYYIPKQAERPVYSYRLSIVHFWALIFTYMWAGPHHLHYTALPDWAQSVGMLFSLILLAPSWGGMINGIMTLSGAWHKLRDDPILKFLIVSLSFYGMSTFEGPMMSIKTVNALSHYTDWTVGHVHAGALGWVGFITMGSLYYLIPRMFGQKRMYSVKAIELHFWVATLGVVFYIAAMWIAGVMQGLMWRAVNADGTLAYSFVESVKATYPFYVVRLFGGLLYLGGMLIMAWNTVMTVRGQRTEQPAELAVAPSAA; encoded by the coding sequence ATGAGTGCCACAACGTCTGCAACGGCCCGTTCGGTCGTGAACTACAACGACAAAGTCGTGCGCCAGTTCACGATCGCGTCGGTGGTTTGGGGGGTGGTGGGCATGCTCGTCGGCGTGATCATCGCCGCCCAGCTCGCCTGGCCCGAACTCAATTTCGGCATCCCCTGGCTGAGCTACGGCCGCTTGCGTCCGCTGCACACCAATGCCGTGATCTTCGCCTTCGGTGGTTGTGCCCTGTTCGCCACCAGCTTCCACGTCGTGCAGCGCACCTGCCAGGTGTCGCTGATCTCGGACAAGCTGGCCGCCTTCACCTTCTGGGGCTGGCAGGCGGTGATCGTCGCCGCGGCGGTGTCGCTGCCGCTGGGCTACACCAGCGGCAAGGAATACGCCGAACTCGAGTGGCCGATCGACATCCTGATCACGCTGGTGTGGGTGTCTTACGCGATCGTGTTCTTCGGCACCATCGGCAAGCGCCGGGTCAGCCACATCTATGTGGCCAACTGGTTCTTCGGCGGCTTCATCCTGGCGGTGGCGCTGCTGCATCTGGTCAACAGTGCGGCGATCCCGGTCAGCTTCTGGAAGAGCTACTCGGCCTATGCCGGCGTGCAGGACGCGATGGTGCAGTGGTGGTACGGCCACAACGCGGTGGGCTTCTTCCTGACCGCGGGCTTCCTCGGGATGATGTACTACTACATCCCGAAGCAGGCCGAGCGCCCGGTGTATTCGTACCGGCTGTCGATCGTGCACTTCTGGGCGCTGATCTTCACCTACATGTGGGCGGGCCCGCACCACCTGCACTACACCGCGCTGCCCGACTGGGCGCAATCGGTGGGCATGCTGTTCTCGCTGATCCTGCTGGCGCCGAGCTGGGGCGGCATGATCAACGGCATCATGACCTTGTCGGGTGCCTGGCACAAGCTGCGCGATGACCCGATCCTGAAGTTCCTGATCGTCTCGCTGTCGTTCTACGGCATGTCGACCTTCGAGGGTCCGATGATGTCGATCAAGACGGTCAACGCACTGTCGCACTACACCGACTGGACCGTGGGCCACGTGCACGCCGGCGCGCTGGGCTGGGTGGGCTTCATCACGATGGGCTCGCTGTACTACCTGATCCCGCGCATGTTCGGCCAGAAGCGCATGTACAGCGTCAAGGCGATCGAGCTGCACTTCTGGGTCGCGACGCTGGGCGTGGTGTTCTACATCGCCGCGATGTGGATCGCCGGCGTGATGCAGGGGCTGATGTGGCGTGCGGTGAATGCCGACGGCACGCTGGCCTACAGCTTCGTCGAAAGCGTCAAGGCCACCTATCCGTTCTATGTGGTGCGCCTGTTCGGCGGCCTGCTCTACCTGGGCGGCATGCTGATCATGGCCTGGAACACCGTGATGACGGTGCGCGGCCAGCGCACCGAGCAGCCGGCCGAGCTGGCGGTGGCGCCGAGCGCTGCCTGA
- a CDS encoding FixH family protein, whose amino-acid sequence MKTNLATASVVPASTSWWREPMMWLVVGGPTAVVLAGVATIVLAVTRPDPVLTEDYYRRGLEINKTLQLQRDAQAAAAAVPEALRPAMQARNHAATPSPDGQQGR is encoded by the coding sequence ATGAAAACCAACCTTGCGACCGCCAGCGTCGTGCCTGCGTCCACCTCCTGGTGGCGCGAACCGATGATGTGGCTGGTGGTGGGCGGTCCTACCGCGGTGGTACTGGCCGGTGTGGCCACCATCGTGCTGGCCGTGACGCGGCCCGACCCGGTGCTGACCGAGGACTACTACCGCCGCGGGCTGGAAATCAACAAAACGCTGCAGTTGCAGCGCGACGCCCAGGCCGCCGCCGCGGCGGTGCCGGAGGCTTTGCGGCCGGCGATGCAGGCGCGCAACCACGCCGCCACGCCCAGCCCTGACGGGCAACAGGGCCGCTGA
- a CDS encoding cbb3-type cytochrome oxidase subunit 3, translating into MSFDVNDLRSIVTLISLAVFAGICVWAYARRNQPVFDEAARLPFDGE; encoded by the coding sequence ATGAGTTTCGACGTCAACGACCTGCGTTCCATCGTCACGCTGATCTCGCTGGCCGTGTTCGCCGGCATCTGCGTGTGGGCCTATGCGCGCCGCAACCAACCCGTTTTCGACGAAGCCGCCCGGCTGCCGTTCGACGGCGAGTGA